In one Penaeus monodon isolate SGIC_2016 chromosome 20, NSTDA_Pmon_1, whole genome shotgun sequence genomic region, the following are encoded:
- the LOC119586040 gene encoding serine/threonine-protein kinase STY46-like (The sequence of the model RefSeq protein was modified relative to this genomic sequence to represent the inferred CDS: added 48 bases not found in genome assembly) produces MMKTPVQDSAWIFVEELMYLRHLRGAGGSPIALGLCPNPPALFISFVGHQTLENYLQEKRTDEELVEVAIDLCIKIQEIHQKHVIHHDLKEDNVLVDAQGKVHVIDFGNADMEGEKCCYCRASWSPMWMAPEVFSVVLSHPTQDVYSVGYLLMTIAEVMESP; encoded by the coding sequence TTAATGTATCTGAGGCACCTCCGGGGCGCCGGCGGATCCCCCATAGCCCTTGGACTGTGCCCAAATCCCCCGGCCCTCTTCATATCCTTCGTGGGGCATCAGACTCTCGAAAATTACTTGCAGGAAAAGAGGACCGACGAAGAGCTTGTGGAAGTGGCCATCGATCTTTGCATTAAGATACAGGAAATCCATCAGAAGCACGTCATTCACCACGACCTGAAGGAGGACAACGTCCTAGTGGACGCCCAAGGAAAGGTGCACGTTATCGACTTCGGCAACGCCGATATGGAGGGTGAAAAGTGTTGCTATTGTAGAGCAAGTTGGTCCCCCATGTGGATGGCCCCTGAGGTCTTCTCCGTCGTCCTGAGCCATCCCACCCAAGACGTATACTCCGTCGGGTACTTGCTCATGACAATAGCCGAGGTCATGGAATCTCCATAA